One genomic segment of Scylla paramamosain isolate STU-SP2022 chromosome 11, ASM3559412v1, whole genome shotgun sequence includes these proteins:
- the LOC135105198 gene encoding nuclear pore complex protein Nup160-like yields the protein MGGQLGLREVLPDQSALLHWRNITIDTGAAQSTLQDIKVPEYGGGYAFSPMCPATRNRYLFWRVCHDLVELWEESLDQDFANNHVQLRFADTPVLEGLSVHETQQHVFILLATVSSVHRFCLPHPQAFQQGNKGRPQSILSDLTFQSLKDNHHLHILNSSTTGEGLPHTAGTHFVASEGVAVFVLGQAAGTLTVVRMVDPPLSVTTHTIKNTSIVNRFFTGFIPGMFRGGVEGCETVSSIVVGEVAAGEVVAVGVCRDARVRAWCCSRLQCVLHHDALENTAEAGSRLTPGAQRHQVRKTGEGENSLVAVFLTFNEKHLLLLYQPSMVQGQLSLTHLKTLYPPQYDLVDMSLTPDYLWTLWTDSSNETQLLYAAVEGGEDGQQEPPGLCSVVLEPMPEKEVPITDPFLDLREVYLRELFVPNRFSAHTLRKALGIYRRSIDLASLGDRGMARLQEEVEAALRDEVEARVTSALSEEEVMQVTHEVWATFYSHTLQYHQVGQKPVGVVGGVGVVRKQVVSWVRPVDVVEVMVLLPLEEVQVGMLAAVVGEDTASGLVSLARPLRLLHQALPTEQAAAFSLDLYHLQPPDCLAEALASSLLAHDPALSAALTRHLASLPGIVSALWAYLHALQLDLGLPDALAQGDNGACPGGAAAGLLAGRTGAAVVGAVVGQVAHVRFQLCRELLVLQQAALQLPQSCLSVDASATIRSTLLPKTALLTQAYLALLHLATAPAERPAQATLETARRQLAVLTLGSGPSLPTQARPATVLELFFLGNGGDEARALAWPAIEQVWGLAPGWAALVMPLAITLAQLAWPISRCLLLLEWMVWAGQHAAVQQYVRLLQPWCEWNSFSRKFLLGVSLLNQGEAGKAAQLLVGAMEGVLTEDFLGVRVAGGAPDTLPDQLRITYCLRVVRLLEQAGQPALALHVAQQGVAVAAPQEPALAALYSVVFKHELDLHHHDEAFTALLACPDTQRRRDCLRQLVVALHDRRCLATLVGYQYGGLEGEVVTILENRARSADILLNNYYHILHAFHVSKHNYKKAASVMYECALRLNIEGVGEKGVRQQGKCYLACLNCLRHIPEQEAWIVRPLVTQPSEDPSSLSSKGEGISPKRSNEGEPLAPSLPRCRPQVKVLELTHIQREYELVHARLLLLKTLPDVPLSGGPLNAADTISLLTHAKLFREAVRLARLFEQPVDPVLKGLAHTCLHPPLVRPTTLEDTSREGGDKDVWWKTLKQLLEQEEKGNQSVLHYAVASTLLQYLTLLPAWLVNSYKARNCGELLRLYVSHGLLEDAVRLAMQYIDGVLGQGTQQVGLSTALHAAAPPVWLPYTALDKLLLELSEVQHNHQYRKLWEDLLQKLEVYKQELVQVSHSRAVFLQG from the exons ATGGGTGGGCAGCTTGGCCTGCGGGAGGTGCTGCCCGACCAGTCTGCGCTGCTGCATTGGAGGAACATCACCATTGACACCG GTGCTGCTCAGAGCACACTTCAGGACATCAAGGTGCCTGAGTATGGAGGAGGTTATGCATTCAGCCCCATGTGTCCCGCAACCCGCAACAGATATCTCTTCTG GCGGGTTTGCCACGACCTGGTGGAGCTGTGGGAGGAGAGTCTGGACCAGGACTTCGCCAACAACCATGTGCAGCTCAG GTTTGCTGACACACCTGTCTTGGAGGGATTGAGTGTGCATGAGACACAGCAGCATGTGTTCATCTTGTTGGCTACTGTGTCATCCGTGCACAGGTTCTGTCTGCCTCACCCCCAGGCCTTCCAGCAG GGAAACAAAGGTCGTCCCCAGTCCATTCTGAGTGACTTGACTTTCCAGTCTCTGAAGGATAACCATCACCTTCACATCCTCAACAGCAGCACTACAG GGGAAGGCTTACCACACACTGCTGGGACTCACTTTGTTGCCagtgagggtgtggcagtgtttgtgctGGGCCAGGCGGCAGGTACCCTCACTGTGGTCAGAATGGTGGACCCTCCCCTCAgtgtcaccacacacaccatcaaGAACACTTCCATTGTCAACAGGTTCTTTACTGGCTTCATTCCGGGCATGTTCAG GGGAGGAGTGGAAGGCTGTGAGACTGTGAGTAGCATAGTTGTGGGAGAGGTGGCTGCTGGGGAAGTGGTAGCTGTGGGAGTGTGTCGGGATGCAAGGGTACGGGCCTGGTGTTGCTCTCGTCTCCAGTGTGTACTGCACCACGATGCCCTGGAGAACACTGCTGAGGCTGGGAGCAGGCTAACACCTGGAG CCCAGCGTCACCAGGTGAGGAAgacaggagagggggagaacTCTCTGGTGGCAGTGTTCCTCACCTTCAATGAAAAGCACTTGTTGCTGCTATATCAACCCAGCATGGTGCAGGGACAGCTCTCCCTTACCCACCTCAAGACACTCTACCCACCCCAG TATGACCTGGTGGACATGAGCCTCACACCAGACTACCTGTGGACTCTATGGACAGACTCCTCCAACGAAACACAG CTGCTGTATGCTGCAGTAGAGGGTGGGGAGGATGGGCAGCAGGAGCCTCCGGGATTGTGCTCTGTAGTCCTGGAGCCCATGCCAGAGAAAGAGGTACCCATCACTGATCCCTTCCTGGACCTGCGGGAGGTGTACCTTCGTGAACTTTTTGTGCCAAATCGCTTCTCGGCTCACACTCTACGCAAGGCCTTGGGG ATCTACCGGCGAAGTATTGATCTAGCCAGTCTGGGAGACCGTGGAATGGCAAGACTACAAGAGGAGGTTGAGGCAGCCCTGCGGGATGAGGTGGAGGCTAGAGTGACTTCAGCACTCTCTGAGGAAGAGGTGATGCAGGTGACTCATGAAGTCTGGGCCACCTTCTACTCACACACCCTCCAGTACCACCAG GTTGGTCAGAAGCCTGTGGGTGTGGTTGGAGGAGTTGGTGTGGTGCGGAAACAAGTTGTGTCCTGGGTAAGACCAGTGGATgttgtggaggtgatggtgctTCTGCCGTTAGAAGAAGTGCAAGTAGGAATGCTGGCTGCTGTTGTAGGGGAGGACACTGCAAGTGGCCTAGTCAGCTTAGCACGCCCTCTACGCCTGCTACATCAGGCACTACCAACGGAGCAGGCAGCTGCCTTTTCCCTTGACCTGTACCACCTGCAGCCTCCTGACTGCCTTGCAGAGgctcttgcttcttctcttttagCCCATGACCCTGCCCTTTCAGCAGCCCTAACCCGTCATCTTGCCAGCCTCCCTGGCATTGTGTCTGCCCTCTGGGCCTACCTTCATGCCTTGCAGTTAGACCTTGGACTTCCAGATGCACTGGCTCAGGGAGATAATGGAGCATGCCCTGGGGGTGCAGCTGCAGGGCTGTTGGCAGGCCGGACAGGAGCTGCTGTTGTAGGTGCAGTTGTGGGACAGGTGGCCCATGTGAGATTCCAGTTGTGTCGAGAGTTGCTGGTATTACAGCAAGCTGCTCTGCAGTTGCCACAGTCTTGCCTCTCTGTAGATGCATCTGCCACCATTAGATCCACTCTGCTCCCCAAGACAGCACTCCTCACCCAGGCCTACTTGGCCTTGCTACATCTGGCTACAGCTCCTGCCGAGCGCCCTGCCCAGGCTACCTTGGAGACTGCCCGTCGTCAGTTGGCTGTCCTCACGTTGGGTTCtggtccttcccttcccactcaAGCCCGCCCTGCTACTGTGCTTGAACTGTTTTTCCTAGGGAATGGTGGGGATGAGGCACGGGCTCTTGCCTGGCCAGCTATAGAACAGGTGTGGGGTCTTGCTCCTGGCTGGGCTGCATTGGTCATGCCTTTGGCAATAACACTAGCACAGCTGGCCTGGCCCATCAGTCGCTGTCTTCTTCTGCTAGAATGGATGGTGTGGGCTGGCCAGCATGCAGCAGTGCAGCAGTACGTGCGCCTCCTTCAGCCATGGTGTGAATGGAACAGCTTTTCTCGCAAGTTCCTACTGGGGGTGTCGTTGCTTAatcagggagaggcagggaaggcagCCCAGCTCTTGGTTGGAGCCATGGAAGGGGTACTGACAGAAGACTTTCTGGGGGTACGAGTGGCTGGTGGAGCTCCAGACACACTTCCTGATCAGCTGCGCATCACATATTGTCTGAGGGTGGTACGTCTGCTGGAGCAGGCTGGACAGCCAGCATTGGCCCTTCATGTAGCCCAGCAGGGAGTGGCTGTGGCAGCTCCCCAGGAGCCTGCCCTGGCTGCCCTTTATTCTGTGGTGTTCAAGCATGAACTGGACCTCCACCATCATGATGAAGCTTTCACTGCCCTGTTGGCCTGTCCTGATACCCAGCGTCGTCGGGACTGTCTGCGCCAGCTGGTGGTGGCCCTCCATGACCGCAG ATGCCTGGCCACCCTGGTAGGCTACCAGTATGGAGGCCTGGAGGGGGAAGTGGTCACCATCCTGGAGAATCGGGCACGCTCTGCAGAcatcctcctcaacaattactACCACATCCTTCATGCCTTCCATGTATCTAAGCATAACTACAAAAAAG CTGCAAGTGTGATGTATGAGTGTGCGCTGCGCCTCAATATAGAAGGTGTTGGGGAAAAGGGAGTGAGGCAGCAGGGGAAGTGTTACCTGGCATGCCTCAACTGTCTCAGACACATCCCAGAGCAAGAGGCTTGGATAGTGAGGCCTCTGGTCACTCAGCCTTCTGAAGATCCATCAAGCTTATCAAGTAAAG GTGAGGGAATAAGTCCCAAAAGAAGCAATGAAGGTGAACCACTGGCTCCTTCACTGCCTCGCTGCCGCCCCCAAGTCAAGGTTTTGGAACTCACCCACATTCAGCGCGAGTATGAATTGGTCCATGCTCGCCTTTTGTTACTCAAGACATTGCCTGATGTTCCTCTCTCTG GAGGTCCTTTAAATGCTGCTGACACAATCAGCCTATTGACACATGCCAAACTGTTCCGTGAGGCTGTGCGGCTTGCAAGGTTGTTTGAGCAGCCAGTGGACCCAGTACTGAAGGGTCTGGCTCACACTTGTCTCCATCCTCCCTTGGTGCGCCCAACCACACTAGAGGATACCAGCA gagagggaggtgatAAGGATGTATGGTGGAAGACACTAAAGCAACTattggagcaggaggaaaaaggcAATCAGTCAGTGCTTCATTATGCTGTTGCCTCCACACTCCTGCAGTACTTAACATTATTACCAGCATGGCTAGTAAACTCATACAAG GCACGCAACTGTGGTGAGCTTCTGCGTCTTTACGTTAGCCATGGCCTCCTGGAGGATGCAGTGCGACTTGCCATGCAGTACATTGATGGGGTGTTAGGACAGGGCACTCAACAG GTTGGATTGAGCACAGCATTGCATGCTGCAGCTCCCCCAGTGTGGCTGCCCTACACTGCCTTGGACAAGTTACTGCTGGAGCTTAGTGAGGTTCAGCACAACCATCAATACAGGAAG CTGTGGGAAGATTTGCTGCAGAAACTAGAAGTTTACAAACAAGAACTGGTGCAAGTCTCTCACAGTCGAGCTGTTTTCCTTCAGGGATGA